In Suricata suricatta isolate VVHF042 chromosome 14, meerkat_22Aug2017_6uvM2_HiC, whole genome shotgun sequence, one DNA window encodes the following:
- the LOC115277962 gene encoding tubulin alpha-3 chain isoform X2 has product MRECISIHVGQAGVQIGNACWELYCLEHGIQPDGQMPSDKTIGGGDDSFNTFFSETGAGKHVPRAVFVDLEPTVVDEVRTGTYRQLFHPEQLITGKEDAANNYARGHYTIGKEIVDLVLDRIRKLADLCTGLQGFLIFHSFGGGTGSGFASLLMERLSVDYGKKSKLEFAIYPAPQVSTAVVEPYNSILTTHTTLEHSDCAFMVDNEAIYDICRRNLDIERPTYTNLNRLIGQIVSSITASLRFDGALNVDLTEFQTNLVPYPRIHFPLATYAPVISAEKAYHEQLSVAEITNACFEPANQMVKCDPRHGKYMACCMLYRGDVVPKDVNAAIATIKTKRTIQFVDWCPTGFKVGINYQPPTVVPGGDLAKVQRAVCMLSNTTAIAEAWARLDHKFDLMYAKRAFVHWYVGEGMEEGEFSEAREDLAALEKDYEEVGVDSVEAEAEEGEEY; this is encoded by the exons ATG CGCGAGTGCATCTCTATCCACGTGGGGCAGGCAGGTGTCCAGATCGGCAATGCCTGCTGGGAACTGTACTGCCTTGAACATGGAATTCAGCCCGATGGTCAGATGCCAAGTGACAAAACCATCGGCGGTGGGGATGACTCGTTCAACACGTTCTTCAGCGAGACTGGGGCTGGCAAGCATGTGCCCAGAGCGGTGTTTGTGGACCTGGAGCCCACCGTGGTCG ATGAAGTGCGCACAGGGACCTACAGGCAGCTCTTCCACCCAGAGCAGCTGATCACCGGGAAGGAGGACGCAGCCAATAATTACGCCAGAGGCCACTATACCATCGGCAAGGAGATCGTGGACCTGGTGCTGGACCGCATCCGAAAACTG GCGGATCTGTGCACGGGGCTGCAGGGCTTCCTCATCTTCCACAGTTTCGGGGGCGGCACCGGCTCTGGGTTTGCGTCCCTGCTCATGGAGCGGCTGTCAGTGGACTATGGCAAGAAGTCCAAGCTGGAGTTTGCCATATACCCAGCCCCGCAGGTGTCCACGGCCGTGGTGGAGCCCTACAACTCCATCCTGACCACCCACACGACCCTGGAGCACTCCGACTGTGCCTTCATGGTGGACAACGAAGCCATCTACGACATCTGTCGGCGCAACCTGGATATCGAGCGGCCCACGTACACCAACCTCAATCGTCTGATCGGGCAGATCGTGTCCTCCATCACGGCCTCCCTGCGATTTGATGGGGCCCTGAACGTGGACTTGACGGAGTTCCAGACCAACCTGGTCCCCTACCCCCGCATCCACTTCCCCCTGGCCACCTACGCCCCGGTCATCTCGGCCGAGAAGGCCTACCACGAGCAGCTGTCTGTGGCCGAGATCACCAATGCCTGTTTCGAGCCGGCCAACCAGATGGTCAAGTGTGACCCTCGGCACGGCAAGTACATGGCCTGCTGCATGTTGTACAGGGGGGACGTGGTCCCGAAAGATGTCAACGCAGCCATCGCCACCATCAAGACCAAGCGCACCATCCAGTTTGTGGATTGGTGCCCGACTGGATTTAAG GTGGGCATCAACTATCAGCCACCCACTGTCGTCCCTGGAGGGGACCTGGCCAAGGTGCAGCGGGCCGTGTGCATGCTGAGCAACACTACCGCCATTGCCGAGGCCTGGGCCCGCCTGGACCATAAGTTTGACCTCATGTATGCAAAGCGAGCCTTTGTGCACTG GTACGTGGGGGAAGGCATGGAGGAAGGGGAGTTCTCCGAGGCCCGGGAGGACCTGGCAGCTCTGGAGAAAGATTATGAAGAGGTGGGTGTGGATTCCGTGGAAGCAGAGGCTGAAGAAGGGGAAGAATACTGA
- the MZT2B gene encoding mitotic-spindle organizing protein 2B isoform X2: MAAPGAGPGPGAPPGLEAALQKLALRRKKVLSAEEMELYELAQAAGGAIDPDVFKILVDLLKLNVAPLAVYQMLKSMCAGQRLASEPQDPVAVSLPTSSVPETREASFLSAKSRSPPARPSFSSAPRPAASPVLLHGPAATHSPLSSGPPGSLRFSCCLFSPFAGRNKGSTALGGGPALAERGSREGSSQRMPRQPSATRLPKGGTPGKSPTRSST, from the exons ATGGCGGCCCCGGGCGCGGGGCCCGGGCCCGGAGCGCCCCCGGGGCTGGAGGCCGCCCTGCAGAAGCTCGCGCTGCGGCGGAAGAAGGTACTGAGCGCCGAGGAGATGGAGCTTTACGAGCTGGCGCAGGCGGCTGGCGGCGCCATAGACCCCGACGTGTTCAA GATCCTGGTGGACCTGCTGAAGCTGAACGTTGCGCCCCTCGCTGTCTACCAGATGCTCAAATCCATGTGTGCTGGGCAGAGGCTGGCGAGTGAGCCCCAGGACCCTGTGGCCGTGTCTCTGCCCACATCGAGCGTGCCTGAGACCCGAG aggcctcctttctctctgccaagaGCCGTAGTCCCCCTGCAAGGCCCTCCTTTTCCTCGGCCCCGCGGCCTGCGGCCTCTCCGGTTCTGCTCCACGGCCCAGCTGCCACGCACTCGCCTCTCTCTTCAGGGCCCCCCGGTTCCCTCCGGTTCTCTTGCTGCCTGTTCTCTCCTTTTGCAG GGAGAAACAAAGGCAGCACGGCTCTGGGTGGAGGCCCGGCACTGGCAGAGCGTGGTAGCCGGGAAGGATCCAGCCAAAGGATGCCGCGACAACCCAGTGCTACCAGGCTGCCGAAGGGGGGCACGCCGGGGAAGAGCCCCACTCGGAGCAGCACCTGA
- the MZT2B gene encoding mitotic-spindle organizing protein 2B isoform X1, which produces MAAPGAGPGPGAPPGLEAALQKLALRRKKVLSAEEMELYELAQAAGGAIDPDVFKILVDLLKLNVAPLAVYQMLKSMCAGQRLASEPQDPVAVSLPTSSVPETREASFLSAKSRSPPARPSFSSAPRPAASPVLLHGPAATHSPLSSGPPGSLRFSCCLFSPFAGPLLEGLPHTAEDFSWMCLLQAVLSLRAERGSLAEREKQRQHGSGWRPGTGRAW; this is translated from the exons ATGGCGGCCCCGGGCGCGGGGCCCGGGCCCGGAGCGCCCCCGGGGCTGGAGGCCGCCCTGCAGAAGCTCGCGCTGCGGCGGAAGAAGGTACTGAGCGCCGAGGAGATGGAGCTTTACGAGCTGGCGCAGGCGGCTGGCGGCGCCATAGACCCCGACGTGTTCAA GATCCTGGTGGACCTGCTGAAGCTGAACGTTGCGCCCCTCGCTGTCTACCAGATGCTCAAATCCATGTGTGCTGGGCAGAGGCTGGCGAGTGAGCCCCAGGACCCTGTGGCCGTGTCTCTGCCCACATCGAGCGTGCCTGAGACCCGAG aggcctcctttctctctgccaagaGCCGTAGTCCCCCTGCAAGGCCCTCCTTTTCCTCGGCCCCGCGGCCTGCGGCCTCTCCGGTTCTGCTCCACGGCCCAGCTGCCACGCACTCGCCTCTCTCTTCAGGGCCCCCCGGTTCCCTCCGGTTCTCTTGCTGCCTGTTCTCTCCTTTTGCAG GACCACTCCTCGAGGGCCTCCCGCACACTGCCGAGGACTTCTCTTGGATGTGCCTTCTCCAGGCGGTCCTCAGCCTCAGGGCTGAGAGAGGGTCCCTGGCTGAAAG GGAGAAACAAAGGCAGCACGGCTCTGGGTGGAGGCCCGGCACTGGCAGAGCGTGGTAG
- the SMPD4 gene encoding sphingomyelin phosphodiesterase 4 isoform X1, which translates to MAFPHLQQPSFLLASLKADSVNKPFAQRCQDLVKVIEDFPAKELHAIFPWLVESIFGSLDGVLIGWNLRCLQGRVSPVEYSIAMEFLDPGGPMMKLVYKLQAEDYKFDFPVSYLPGPVKASIQERVLPDSPLYHNKVQFPPTGGLGLNLVLNPFEYYMFFFALSLITQKPLPGTIHIRTSDCAYFILVDRYLSWFLPTEGSVLPPLSSSPGGPSPSPAPRTPAMPFASYGLHHTSLLKRHISHQTSVNADPASHEIWRSETLLQVFVEMWLHHYSLEMYQKMQSPHAKLEVLHYRLSVSSALHSPAQPSLQALHAYQESFTPTEEHVLVVRLLLKHLHAFSNSLKPEQVSPSAHSHATSPLEEFKRAAVPRFVQQKLYLFLQHCFGHWPLDASFRAVLEMWLSYLQPWRYAPEKQAQSSDCQARCVPERWAPFVQENLLMYTKLFVGFLSRALRTDLVSPKNALMVFRVAKVFAQPNLAEMIQKGEQLFLEPELVIPHRQHRLFTAPTFTGSFLSSWPPAVTDASFKVKSHVYSLEGQDCKYTPMFGPEVRTLVLRLAQLITQAKQTAKSISDQCGESTASHPFLSWLGFCSTDTNGSYPANDLDEMGQDSVRKTDEYLEKALEYLCQMFRLSEAQLAQLTLALGTTQDENGKKQLPDCVVGEDGLILTPLGRYQIINGLRRFDIEYQGDSELQPIRSYEIAGLVRMLFRLSSAINRRFAGRMAALCSRADFLGSFCRYHLMEPVLADRHLLSPVARGCAARCPRGPRLSLRFLGNYQTLLSLLLAFFVASLFCIGPLPCALLLVLGYLLYAVAMTLLTERSKLHQL; encoded by the exons ATGGCGTTCCCTCACCTGCAGCAGCCCAGCTTCCTCCTG GCTAGCCTGAAAGCTGACTCTGTAAATAAGCCCTTTGCACAGCGGTGCCAAGACTTGGTTAAAGTCATCGAGGATTTTCCAGCAAAG GAGCTGCACGCCATCTTCCCATGGCTGGTAGAGAGCATTTTCGGCAGCCTGGATGGCGTCCTCATCGGCTGGAACCTGCGCTGCTTACAGGGACGGGTGAGCCCTGTGGAGTACAGCATCGCAATGGAGTTTCTAGACCCCGG TGGCCCAATGATGAAGTTGGTGTATAAGCTCCAGGCCGAAGATTATAAGTTTGACTTTCCAGTTTCCTACCTGCCT GGCCCTGTGAAGGCATCCATCCAGGAGCGCGTGCTCCCCGACAGCCCTCTGTACCACAACAAGGTCCAGTTCCCCCCGACGGGTGGCCTCGGCCTGAACCTGGTGCTTA ATCCGTTCGAGTACTACATGTTCTTCTTTGCTTTGAGCCTCATCACTCAGAAG CCACTCCCCGGGACCATCCATATCCGAACTTCAGACTGTGCCTATTTCATCCTCGTGGACAGATACCTGTCGTGGTTCCTGCCCACAGAAGGCAGTGTGctccccccactctcctccaGTCCTGGGGGGCCCAGCCCCTCACCCGCTCCCAG gACCCCAGCCATGCCCTTTGCTTCCTATGGCCTCCACCACACCAGCCTCCTGAAGCGACACATCTCTCATCAGACATCTGTGAATGCAGACCCCGCCTCCCATGAGATCTGGAGGTCAGAAACTCTGCTCCAG GTTTTTGTTGAAATGTGGCTTCATCATTATTCCTTGGAGATGTACCAAAAAATGCAGTCCCCTCACGCCAAG CTGGAGGTTCTGCACTACCGACTCAGTGTCTCCAGCGCCCTCCACAGCCCTGCCCAAcccagcctccaggccctccACGCCTACCAA GAGTCGTTCACGCCCACCGAAGAGCATGTGCTGGTAGTGCGCCTGCTGCTAAAGCACCTGCACGCCTTTTCCAACAGCCTGAAGCCTGAGCAGGTCTCCCCCTCCGCCCACTCTCATGCCACCAGCCCCCTGGAGGAGTTCAAACG GGCCGCCGTCCCGAGGTTTGTCCAGCAGAAACTCTACCTCTTCCTGCAACACTGCTTTGGCCACTGGCCCCTGGATGCATCCTTCAGAGCC GTCCTGGAGATGTGGCTGAGCTACCTGCAGCCATGGAGGTATGCGCCtgagaaacaggctcagagcagCGACTGCCAGGCCCGGTGTGTGCCAGAGAGATG GGCGCCCTTTGTGCAGGAGAACCTGCTGATGTACACCAAGCTGTTCGTGGGCTTCCTGAGCCGCGCACTGCGCACCGACCTGGTCAGCCCCAAGAACGCACTCATGGTATTCCGTGTGGCCAAAGTCTTTGCCCAGCCCAACCTGGCCGAAATGATCCAGAAAG GAGAGCAGCTGTTCCTGGAGCCAGAACTCGTCATCCCGCACCGCCAGCACCGCCTCTTCACCGCGCCCACCTTCACAGGCAGCTTCCTGTCCTCGTGGCCCCCGGCCGTCACCGACGCCTCCTTCAAGGTGAAGAGCCACGTCTACAGCCTGGAGGGCCAGGACTGCAAGTACACCCCGATGTTTGGGCCCGAGGTCCGGACGCTG GTCTTGCGCCTGGCTCAGCTCATCACGCAGGCCAAGCAGACTGCCAAGTCCATCTCTGACCAGTGTGGGGAGAGCACAGCCAGCCACCCCTTTCTGTCGTGGCTGGGTTTCTGCTCCACAGACACGAACGGCTCCTACCCAGCCAACGACCTGGACGAGATGGGGCAGGACAGCGTCCGCAAGACAGACGAGTACCTGGAGAAGGCCCTGGAGTACCTTTGCCAAATGTTCCGA CTCAGCGAGGCTCAGCTCGCCCAGCTCACGCTTGCCTTGGGGACAACTCAAGATGAGAATGGGAAAAAGCAGCTCCCAGACTGCGTCGTAGGGGAGGACGGGCTCATCCTCACGCCCCTGGGCCGGTACCAG ATCATCAATGGGCTGCGGAGGTTTGACATTGAGTACCAGGGTGACTCGGAGCTGCAGCCCATCCGGAGCTATGAGATCGCTGGCCTGGTCCGAATGCTCTTCCGGCTGTCCTCTGCCATCAACCGCAGG TTCGCAGGCCGGATGGCAGCCCTATGTTCCCGTGCTGACTTCCTCGGCAGCTTTTGTCGCTACCACCTCATGGAGCCCGTGTTGGCAGACAGGCACCTGCTGAGCCCTGTGGCCCGAGGGTGTGCAGCCCGCTGTCCCCGTGGCCCTAGGCTCAGCCTGCGCTTCCTGGGCAACTACCAGACACTACTCTCGCTGCTTCTGGCCTTCTTCGTGGCCTCCCTATTCTGCATCGGGCCCCTGCCCTGCGCCCTGCTCCTCGTGCTGGGTTACCTCCTCTACGCTGTGGCCATGACACTGCTCACTGAGCGCAGCAAGCTGCACCAGCTCTGA
- the LOC115277962 gene encoding tubulin alpha-3 chain isoform X1 has product MRECISIHVGQAGVQIGNACWELYCLEHGIQPDGQMPSDKTIGGGDDSFNTFFSETGAGKHVPRAVFVDLEPTVVDEVRTGTYRQLFHPEQLITGKEDAANNYARGHYTIGKEIVDLVLDRIRKLADLCTGLQGFLIFHSFGGGTGSGFASLLMERLSVDYGKKSKLEFAIYPAPQVSTAVVEPYNSILTTHTTLEHSDCAFMVDNEAIYDICRRNLDIERPTYTNLNRLIGQIVSSITASLRFDGALNVDLTEFQTNLVPYPRIHFPLATYAPVISAEKAYHEQLSVAEITNACFEPANQMVKCDPRHGKYMACCMLYRGDVVPKDVNAAIATIKTKRTIQFVDWCPTGFKVGINYQPPTVVPGGDLAKVQRAVCMLSNTTAIAEAWARLDHKFDLMYAKRAFVHWYVGEGMEEGEFSEAREDLAALEKDYEEVGVDSVEAEAEEGEEY; this is encoded by the exons ATG CGCGAGTGCATCTCTATCCACGTGGGGCAGGCAGGTGTCCAGATCGGCAATGCCTGCTGGGAACTGTACTGCCTTGAACATGGAATTCAGCCCGATGGTCAGATGCCAAGTGACAAAACCATCGGCGGTGGGGATGACTCGTTCAACACGTTCTTCAGCGAGACTGGGGCTGGCAAGCATGTGCCCAGAGCGGTGTTTGTGGACCTGGAGCCCACCGTGGTCG ATGAAGTGCGCACAGGGACCTACAGGCAGCTCTTCCACCCAGAGCAGCTGATCACCGGGAAGGAGGACGCAGCCAATAATTACGCCAGAGGCCACTATACCATCGGCAAGGAGATCGTGGACCTGGTGCTGGACCGCATCCGAAAACTG GCGGATCTGTGCACGGGGCTGCAGGGCTTCCTCATCTTCCACAGTTTCGGGGGCGGCACCGGCTCTGGGTTTGCGTCCCTGCTCATGGAGCGGCTGTCAGTGGACTATGGCAAGAAGTCCAAGCTGGAGTTTGCCATATACCCAGCCCCGCAGGTGTCCACGGCCGTGGTGGAGCCCTACAACTCCATCCTGACCACCCACACGACCCTGGAGCACTCCGACTGTGCCTTCATGGTGGACAACGAAGCCATCTACGACATCTGTCGGCGCAACCTGGATATCGAGCGGCCCACGTACACCAACCTCAATCGTCTGATCGGGCAGATCGTGTCCTCCATCACGGCCTCCCTGCGATTTGATGGGGCCCTGAACGTGGACTTGACGGAGTTCCAGACCAACCTGGTCCCCTACCCCCGCATCCACTTCCCCCTGGCCACCTACGCCCCGGTCATCTCGGCCGAGAAGGCCTACCACGAGCAGCTGTCTGTGGCCGAGATCACCAATGCCTGTTTCGAGCCGGCCAACCAGATGGTCAAGTGTGACCCTCGGCACGGCAAGTACATGGCCTGCTGCATGTTGTACAGGGGGGACGTGGTCCCGAAAGATGTCAACGCAGCCATCGCCACCATCAAGACCAAGCGCACCATCCAGTTTGTGGATTGGTGCCCGACTGGATTTAAG GTGGGCATCAACTATCAGCCACCCACTGTCGTCCCTGGAGGGGACCTGGCCAAGGTGCAGCGGGCCGTGTGCATGCTGAGCAACACTACCGCCATTGCCGAGGCCTGGGCCCGCCTGGACCATAAGTTTGACCTCATGTATGCAAAGCGAGCCTTTGTGCACTGGTACGTGGGGGAAGGCATGGAGGAAGGGGAGTTCTCCGAGGCCCGGGAGGACCTGGCAGCTCTGGAGAAAGATTATGAAGAGGTGGGTGTGGATTCCGTGGAAGCAGAGGCTGAAGAAGGGGAAGAATACTGA
- the SMPD4 gene encoding sphingomyelin phosphodiesterase 4 isoform X2, translating into MMKLVYKLQAEDYKFDFPVSYLPGPVKASIQERVLPDSPLYHNKVQFPPTGGLGLNLVLNPFEYYMFFFALSLITQKPLPGTIHIRTSDCAYFILVDRYLSWFLPTEGSVLPPLSSSPGGPSPSPAPRTPAMPFASYGLHHTSLLKRHISHQTSVNADPASHEIWRSETLLQVFVEMWLHHYSLEMYQKMQSPHAKLEVLHYRLSVSSALHSPAQPSLQALHAYQESFTPTEEHVLVVRLLLKHLHAFSNSLKPEQVSPSAHSHATSPLEEFKRAAVPRFVQQKLYLFLQHCFGHWPLDASFRAVLEMWLSYLQPWRYAPEKQAQSSDCQARCVPERWAPFVQENLLMYTKLFVGFLSRALRTDLVSPKNALMVFRVAKVFAQPNLAEMIQKGEQLFLEPELVIPHRQHRLFTAPTFTGSFLSSWPPAVTDASFKVKSHVYSLEGQDCKYTPMFGPEVRTLVLRLAQLITQAKQTAKSISDQCGESTASHPFLSWLGFCSTDTNGSYPANDLDEMGQDSVRKTDEYLEKALEYLCQMFRLSEAQLAQLTLALGTTQDENGKKQLPDCVVGEDGLILTPLGRYQIINGLRRFDIEYQGDSELQPIRSYEIAGLVRMLFRLSSAINRRFAGRMAALCSRADFLGSFCRYHLMEPVLADRHLLSPVARGCAARCPRGPRLSLRFLGNYQTLLSLLLAFFVASLFCIGPLPCALLLVLGYLLYAVAMTLLTERSKLHQL; encoded by the exons ATGATGAAGTTGGTGTATAAGCTCCAGGCCGAAGATTATAAGTTTGACTTTCCAGTTTCCTACCTGCCT GGCCCTGTGAAGGCATCCATCCAGGAGCGCGTGCTCCCCGACAGCCCTCTGTACCACAACAAGGTCCAGTTCCCCCCGACGGGTGGCCTCGGCCTGAACCTGGTGCTTA ATCCGTTCGAGTACTACATGTTCTTCTTTGCTTTGAGCCTCATCACTCAGAAG CCACTCCCCGGGACCATCCATATCCGAACTTCAGACTGTGCCTATTTCATCCTCGTGGACAGATACCTGTCGTGGTTCCTGCCCACAGAAGGCAGTGTGctccccccactctcctccaGTCCTGGGGGGCCCAGCCCCTCACCCGCTCCCAG gACCCCAGCCATGCCCTTTGCTTCCTATGGCCTCCACCACACCAGCCTCCTGAAGCGACACATCTCTCATCAGACATCTGTGAATGCAGACCCCGCCTCCCATGAGATCTGGAGGTCAGAAACTCTGCTCCAG GTTTTTGTTGAAATGTGGCTTCATCATTATTCCTTGGAGATGTACCAAAAAATGCAGTCCCCTCACGCCAAG CTGGAGGTTCTGCACTACCGACTCAGTGTCTCCAGCGCCCTCCACAGCCCTGCCCAAcccagcctccaggccctccACGCCTACCAA GAGTCGTTCACGCCCACCGAAGAGCATGTGCTGGTAGTGCGCCTGCTGCTAAAGCACCTGCACGCCTTTTCCAACAGCCTGAAGCCTGAGCAGGTCTCCCCCTCCGCCCACTCTCATGCCACCAGCCCCCTGGAGGAGTTCAAACG GGCCGCCGTCCCGAGGTTTGTCCAGCAGAAACTCTACCTCTTCCTGCAACACTGCTTTGGCCACTGGCCCCTGGATGCATCCTTCAGAGCC GTCCTGGAGATGTGGCTGAGCTACCTGCAGCCATGGAGGTATGCGCCtgagaaacaggctcagagcagCGACTGCCAGGCCCGGTGTGTGCCAGAGAGATG GGCGCCCTTTGTGCAGGAGAACCTGCTGATGTACACCAAGCTGTTCGTGGGCTTCCTGAGCCGCGCACTGCGCACCGACCTGGTCAGCCCCAAGAACGCACTCATGGTATTCCGTGTGGCCAAAGTCTTTGCCCAGCCCAACCTGGCCGAAATGATCCAGAAAG GAGAGCAGCTGTTCCTGGAGCCAGAACTCGTCATCCCGCACCGCCAGCACCGCCTCTTCACCGCGCCCACCTTCACAGGCAGCTTCCTGTCCTCGTGGCCCCCGGCCGTCACCGACGCCTCCTTCAAGGTGAAGAGCCACGTCTACAGCCTGGAGGGCCAGGACTGCAAGTACACCCCGATGTTTGGGCCCGAGGTCCGGACGCTG GTCTTGCGCCTGGCTCAGCTCATCACGCAGGCCAAGCAGACTGCCAAGTCCATCTCTGACCAGTGTGGGGAGAGCACAGCCAGCCACCCCTTTCTGTCGTGGCTGGGTTTCTGCTCCACAGACACGAACGGCTCCTACCCAGCCAACGACCTGGACGAGATGGGGCAGGACAGCGTCCGCAAGACAGACGAGTACCTGGAGAAGGCCCTGGAGTACCTTTGCCAAATGTTCCGA CTCAGCGAGGCTCAGCTCGCCCAGCTCACGCTTGCCTTGGGGACAACTCAAGATGAGAATGGGAAAAAGCAGCTCCCAGACTGCGTCGTAGGGGAGGACGGGCTCATCCTCACGCCCCTGGGCCGGTACCAG ATCATCAATGGGCTGCGGAGGTTTGACATTGAGTACCAGGGTGACTCGGAGCTGCAGCCCATCCGGAGCTATGAGATCGCTGGCCTGGTCCGAATGCTCTTCCGGCTGTCCTCTGCCATCAACCGCAGG TTCGCAGGCCGGATGGCAGCCCTATGTTCCCGTGCTGACTTCCTCGGCAGCTTTTGTCGCTACCACCTCATGGAGCCCGTGTTGGCAGACAGGCACCTGCTGAGCCCTGTGGCCCGAGGGTGTGCAGCCCGCTGTCCCCGTGGCCCTAGGCTCAGCCTGCGCTTCCTGGGCAACTACCAGACACTACTCTCGCTGCTTCTGGCCTTCTTCGTGGCCTCCCTATTCTGCATCGGGCCCCTGCCCTGCGCCCTGCTCCTCGTGCTGGGTTACCTCCTCTACGCTGTGGCCATGACACTGCTCACTGAGCGCAGCAAGCTGCACCAGCTCTGA
- the MZT2B gene encoding mitotic-spindle organizing protein 2B isoform X3, whose amino-acid sequence MAAPGAGPGPGAPPGLEAALQKLALRRKKVLSAEEMELYELAQAAGGAIDPDVFKILVDLLKLNVAPLAVYQMLKSMCAGQRLASEPQDPVAVSLPTSSVPETRGRNKGSTALGGGPALAERGSREGSSQRMPRQPSATRLPKGGTPGKSPTRSST is encoded by the exons ATGGCGGCCCCGGGCGCGGGGCCCGGGCCCGGAGCGCCCCCGGGGCTGGAGGCCGCCCTGCAGAAGCTCGCGCTGCGGCGGAAGAAGGTACTGAGCGCCGAGGAGATGGAGCTTTACGAGCTGGCGCAGGCGGCTGGCGGCGCCATAGACCCCGACGTGTTCAA GATCCTGGTGGACCTGCTGAAGCTGAACGTTGCGCCCCTCGCTGTCTACCAGATGCTCAAATCCATGTGTGCTGGGCAGAGGCTGGCGAGTGAGCCCCAGGACCCTGTGGCCGTGTCTCTGCCCACATCGAGCGTGCCTGAGACCCGAG GGAGAAACAAAGGCAGCACGGCTCTGGGTGGAGGCCCGGCACTGGCAGAGCGTGGTAGCCGGGAAGGATCCAGCCAAAGGATGCCGCGACAACCCAGTGCTACCAGGCTGCCGAAGGGGGGCACGCCGGGGAAGAGCCCCACTCGGAGCAGCACCTGA